In Risungbinella massiliensis, the genomic stretch CTTCAAATCTATCAAAAAGAAACCCCTTCCCCCTCTCCCTTTCATATAGAATCAGAGCAAGACTTCTTTATTCCTTCTCCTTCTTATAACAAAAATACTCCTTCTCCAATACAATCCATCGAGGGATGGTGGGTCGCGTTGGATCAAGAATATATCGTGGGAGTGATCGGTGGAGAACTAATTGATTACATTAATAGTGAAATCTTTGATTTAATGCTCCATCCAAATCGACGTGGAGAGGGCATTGGTACTCAACTGCTCAAAACATTAACTGAACAACATATTGCCCAAGGTGCGTGTGAGCAATGGGTTTCTATAGACAAAAATTTTGGAACAAATGCCCCCTTCTGCATTGCTCAAGGATTTGAATATGTTCCTGAAACGTTAGAAGGTGCAAAAGAATGGGGAATTGTTTACCGATATAAAAGAACCATTGGGCCGATGAAACATCCATAAACCAGTATTTACTGGAATGGATGTTTTTTATTTATAATAATCAGAAAATGTTACCTCCCGACTCATAATAACTAGTCTTTCCTAAAATTCAACTCAAGTCTTTTTTTCAGTACTTTTGGACTATGCCTCAAAACCTTTATCCTGATAAGTTTTTAATATCTTCAACAAGTACAGATAATCCATTGTGAAAAAGATGTTGATCCCCTGGAATTGGTCGAATATTTGCCTGCGGAAGTCTCTCTGCAAAGAATTCAAGATGAGAGAATGGTACAATAGAATCGTTAACGCTGTGGTAGAGAAATATTTGAGGTATTTGAACCAGTTTTGTAGCAAAATTCTCCTGAAGAACAAAATCAATTCTTTGCCAATTTTTGTCCTTTCCCCAATATGGTGCTGCAATACTAAATAACCCAGAAATAGATTCTCTGCAAAGTTCTTCAGAAAGATACTTGAATAACACTGACCCACCTAAAGAATGTCCAATAAGAATCACTCTACCGTCTAACTGCTCAAGTTCTTGTGCGAGCTCTTCTTTCCATAATGTGTACTCAGGATCTTCAGGATTCGGCATTTTAGGATATAGTACATCATAACTAGAACCTAGCGCCTCTTTTAAATATGCTATTAAGCCACTACTTCCTTGGTATGGTTTCTGAGATCCGGCACTATGAATAAATAATACTTTCTTTTTCATGATAGGCCTCCCTTTGATCACACAGTCACCTTACCTACCATTTCAGTATATAACTCCTCATAACACGTAATAACATAATAAACAAGAGATAACTTCATTTTACAGTACATTAAACGGAAACATTTCTTTTCAATTGCTTAGTGTGCGAACTATTTGTCTGTCTTCTGATATTAGGAGTACCGCCAGCGAAACGCGAATTTACAACGTTATGGTTTTGGAACAGCAAAATAGCCGATTTTCACCACGCTAAGGGTGAAACCGGCTTTATTGCTTTAATAGCCATAATGAGTCAAATGTTTTAATAAATCTTCTCGTACCTATACTCCCGAGTAGATCCGTGGCTTTTCCTAGATATATTGAGCAGCATTGACCATTTGATGATACAAGATCCCAGACGTTGCATCTGCCATTTTTGTAAGACCGAAGTTAGTTCCCATCGCCGTGAGTGTTGCCAGAACAATCGGTTTTTCTTCGGCTTTAAGAGGACGTTGGTCGAAGCATGGATAAGCCGCTCATCAAAACCAGTCCAACTTGCCACTTCTAAAAGTAGATCTGTCCGTTTCACTCTTGGCAGCACACCGTAGAGAGTGTCGCCGTTAATATTTATCTATGATTCAAAAATCCATGCCTTTTTTAAGAGCTCGACACCAAGCTCAATTTCATCACAAGAAAGATGACCAAATCCAAGTTTAATGATTGGGTTATCGGGATTATTTTTAATAAAGTAGAGTGAAGTGGGATACACTTTTACACCATGAGAAAAAGCGCGCCCAATTAACCATTCTTCTGAACGGTTCAGGTGTAATTTGATTAATAAGTATAAACCAGACTGCTCGCCAATAATAGAAATATTTTGACCGAAGTGCTTTTTTAATTCAGAAACTAAGTGCAGCATTTTCCTCTTATAAACAAGACGCATTCGTTTAACATGGCGATTCCATTCTCCCAACTCCATAAATTTTGCCATTGTGAGTTGGCTTAAAAGCGAAGTGGGACTCTCAAAATGAGTAAAATGCTTTTTATAACGAATTAAAACTAACTCTGGCAACACCATATAAGATAAACGGATTCCCGGAAGAAATGATTTTGAGAAATTCCCTAAATAAATGACTCTTGCTGAATCAATGGAGGCAAGAGCAGGAAATGGTTTTTGTGTATAGCGAAATTCACTATCATAATCGTCTTCGATAATATATCCACACATCTTGTTAACCCAATGAATAAGCATTTGCCGTTGTTGAATAGACATGCTTACTCCAATTGGACTTTGATGGGAAGGGGTTACATAGATTAATCTTGATTTCATTTGTTCTAATTGTGAAAGATCAGCACCTGTTTCATAAACCGGCAAAGTTTCAAACATAAAACGATGGAATTGAAAAGCTTCCCTAGCACCGTCGTAACCAGGGTCTTCCACTATAATACTCTGGAATTCATCCTTCAGTATATGTCCAAGATATACAAGCATTTGTTGGGTACTACTTCCGATAATAATTGCATTTGCATTTGTTTTCACTCCACGTGATTGGAATAAATATGTGGAGATTTGTTCGCGCAGGCATTCTTCCCCAAACGGTTCTCCGTATCGAAAGCTATCCTGTAATGTTAATACTTGATTGGCAATTCTCCTCCAAATCTTCAGTGGGAAATGTGTTTGATCAACGGCATCTGCCATGAAATTAACTATCGGAGGTTTCTTGAACTCTGTTTGCTTTTTATTATGAGAGATTAATGCCTCCTGAAATATTAGGGGTTCTAACTCATTTGCAAAGTAACCTTTTCGGCCCTCTCCACGAATATACCCTTCCGCAACCAGTTGTTCATATGCCATTAAAGTTGTATTACGGCTTACATGTAAGGAATCTGCAAGTTGACGAATGGAGGGCAATGGCTCATTCGCCAAAATGTCTCCTTGTTCTATAAATGATTTAAATTTATCGTATATTTGTTTGTATTTCGGGGAGTTGTCTTTGAAGGTAAAAATGGTATTTTTCATTTATATCCCCTCTGACATGTATATTTATTTGTTATTGTACCTTTTTTTATGTCAGTTTGAATTATATCATACCGTGTAAAGGATATCTGTTGTATGTCAAAAATAGGATGGAGGAGAGTTCAAATGTATATCCCAGAGCATTTTACGATGAAAGAAGTAACTGCTGCCTACAATGTCATACAGGAGAACAGTTTTGCAACATTGTTTTCCATTCATCAAGGAATGCCCTTGGCTACACATTTACCACTGATATTGAATAAGGAAAAAACTTATTTGTACGGTCATTTTGCCCGTCCGAATCCGCAGTGGAAGGATATTCAAAACCAGACAGTCTTAACCGTTTTCCATGGTCCTCATTGTTATATCTCTCCTTCTTCGTATGAGACCAATAAAGCAGTGCCAACGTGGAATTATGTGACGGTTCATGTTTATGGAGAAGTTGAGCTAATTGAGGATGAACACGAGTTAATGAGTTCCTTGAATGATATGGTATTGAAGTATGAAGCTCCTGACAGTTCTTACAGATTGCAAGATGTAGATACTGAATTTCTCGTTGGTATGAACAGGGGCGTTCAAGGATTCAAAATAAAAATCGATAGGATTGAAGGGAAAGAAAAGGTAAGTCAAAATCATTCTTTACACAGACAAGAGCTCGTTATAAAACAGTTGGAACAGATTCCATTTCCAAACGAGCAACAAATTGCCTCCTTGATGAAAGCGAACCTTAAAAATAAAGTGTAACCTTGCTTTCATCAATCAAGGAGGAGAGCGATTAAATCATGTGCAAAAATACAACAAGGAGTTGCATTTTATGGAGTTTTCAACTATTTGGCTATTTGTAATTGCTGCTGCTACATTGTTAATAATACCTGGACCAGCTGTGTTCTATATTATGGCAAGAAGTATAGATCAAGGGAAGAAAGCGGGCCTGGTATCAGTCTTTGGTGTATCTCTTGGTGGTTCTGTTCACGTTTTAGCTGGAGCAATTGGAGTTTCTGCGATCCTTATGACATCAGCAACAGCCTTTAATATCGTTAAATACTTGGGTACTGCTTATCTTATCTATCTGGGGTGTAAGACTTTATTATCTACATCTGATAGAACGACTTCAGCAATTCCAAAAGCCCCTCGCAAAAAATTACAAAAGATTTTTTACGAATCAGCGTTCGTAGAAGTCATGAATCCTAAGACAGCACTCTTTTTTTTAGCCTTCTTTCCACAATTCATATCACCTTCTGCTGGATCAGTCACAGTACAATTTTTGCTTTTAGGAACTATATTTATTATCCTAGCTTTTATTAGTGATGGTCTGTATGCAGTTCTTGCAGCAAGTATTAGAAAGCGTATTAAAGTGAGTTCAAATTTACAGAATCGGATAACTGGTTATTTATATATTGTTCTAGGGGTATTCTCCGCCTTTGCGAGCCCCTCCAAAACATAAGAGTGTTATGATGAAATTTATCGTGTTGTGACACAACAAATAGAGATTCTACCAAGACAATACGTAAAATGAAATGGAGAGATATTTTATGCCTAGATTTATCATTGAAGATGATTTTTGGTCGTTATTCCCTCATGCAAAAATAGGCACCGTTATTTGCCAGGGGATTGATAATTCAATAAGGGCTGTTGAAATCTATGAGAAGCTACTGCAGGAGGCAGAGAAAGAAGCACATAAATTCTTAAGTCTGGAGGAATTCAGTAGTAATCCAGTCATATCCGTTTGGCGAGAAGCTTTTCAGAAATTCAAGACAAAGAAAGGGGCAAGGTGTTCCATTGAAGCTTTATTAAAGAGAGTGAAAAATGGCAATCATATCGGAACAATAAACCCACTTGTTGACATCTATAATTCAATTTCATTGCGTTATGGGCTTCCGTGTGGTGGAGAAGATATCGACACTTTTGGAGGCGATATTCGGCTAACGCAGGCAAATGGTAACGAACCGTTTATCCCATTGGGAAATAATGAAAATGCTTCGCCATATGAAGGTGAGATTGTTTATAAAGATGATGACGGCGCAATATGCAGATGCTGGAATTGGCGTGAAGCTCGGAGGACGATGCTAACAGAAAATACGAAAAATGCATTCCTTTGTATTGAATTAATAGATGAAACAAGAAGCGATGACTTTCATATGGCTCTTAAAGCATTGTCTGATTTAGTGTTACATAATCTTGGTGGTATCGTGAAGATGGAAGTGTTAGATATTAACAATAAGGAAATTACAATCTTTGGTTAAGGTCAAATAATGTATCTTCTTGAATCCAACAATGAATCGTGTTTCTTCATAATGATTAAGAGTAGAAAAAGCAGATTTCTTAAATTATAACCTTTATTCAACTGAGTACCTCTGTCGCAGAAACTATCCCCCTAACTAGATGATTGGGATAGTTTTTGGTTTTCAGTTTGAATCGCAAACTAGTTTAAAATATCAAACGATAATACTAATCATATTTGATGACATAACGTTTTACTAGTTATATCATTTCTTCAACTAACTTTGCTAGACGCTTGATTCCCTCTTCCATTCGGCCCTTTGGCTCATAACAAAATGAGAGACGCAAGTGATTTCGATCATCTGGTTGATATATGTATCCTGGATGAAGTAATACCTTTTGCGTTAGTGCTTTGGAAAATAAATGAT encodes the following:
- a CDS encoding GNAT family N-acetyltransferase — protein: MIQIRKAVPTDIDGILQIYQKETPSPSPFHIESEQDFFIPSPSYNKNTPSPIQSIEGWWVALDQEYIVGVIGGELIDYINSEIFDLMLHPNRRGEGIGTQLLKTLTEQHIAQGACEQWVSIDKNFGTNAPFCIAQGFEYVPETLEGAKEWGIVYRYKRTIGPMKHP
- a CDS encoding alpha/beta hydrolase, which encodes MKKKVLFIHSAGSQKPYQGSSGLIAYLKEALGSSYDVLYPKMPNPEDPEYTLWKEELAQELEQLDGRVILIGHSLGGSVLFKYLSEELCRESISGLFSIAAPYWGKDKNWQRIDFVLQENFATKLVQIPQIFLYHSVNDSIVPFSHLEFFAERLPQANIRPIPGDQHLFHNGLSVLVEDIKNLSG
- the pdxR gene encoding MocR-like pyridoxine biosynthesis transcription factor PdxR, with amino-acid sequence MKNTIFTFKDNSPKYKQIYDKFKSFIEQGDILANEPLPSIRQLADSLHVSRNTTLMAYEQLVAEGYIRGEGRKGYFANELEPLIFQEALISHNKKQTEFKKPPIVNFMADAVDQTHFPLKIWRRIANQVLTLQDSFRYGEPFGEECLREQISTYLFQSRGVKTNANAIIIGSSTQQMLVYLGHILKDEFQSIIVEDPGYDGAREAFQFHRFMFETLPVYETGADLSQLEQMKSRLIYVTPSHQSPIGVSMSIQQRQMLIHWVNKMCGYIIEDDYDSEFRYTQKPFPALASIDSARVIYLGNFSKSFLPGIRLSYMVLPELVLIRYKKHFTHFESPTSLLSQLTMAKFMELGEWNRHVKRMRLVYKRKMLHLVSELKKHFGQNISIIGEQSGLYLLIKLHLNRSEEWLIGRAFSHGVKVYPTSLYFIKNNPDNPIIKLGFGHLSCDEIELGVELLKKAWIFES
- a CDS encoding FMN-binding negative transcriptional regulator produces the protein MYIPEHFTMKEVTAAYNVIQENSFATLFSIHQGMPLATHLPLILNKEKTYLYGHFARPNPQWKDIQNQTVLTVFHGPHCYISPSSYETNKAVPTWNYVTVHVYGEVELIEDEHELMSSLNDMVLKYEAPDSSYRLQDVDTEFLVGMNRGVQGFKIKIDRIEGKEKVSQNHSLHRQELVIKQLEQIPFPNEQQIASLMKANLKNKV
- a CDS encoding LysE family translocator, coding for MEFSTIWLFVIAAATLLIIPGPAVFYIMARSIDQGKKAGLVSVFGVSLGGSVHVLAGAIGVSAILMTSATAFNIVKYLGTAYLIYLGCKTLLSTSDRTTSAIPKAPRKKLQKIFYESAFVEVMNPKTALFFLAFFPQFISPSAGSVTVQFLLLGTIFIILAFISDGLYAVLAASIRKRIKVSSNLQNRITGYLYIVLGVFSAFASPSKT
- a CDS encoding B3/B4 domain-containing protein, which produces MPRFIIEDDFWSLFPHAKIGTVICQGIDNSIRAVEIYEKLLQEAEKEAHKFLSLEEFSSNPVISVWREAFQKFKTKKGARCSIEALLKRVKNGNHIGTINPLVDIYNSISLRYGLPCGGEDIDTFGGDIRLTQANGNEPFIPLGNNENASPYEGEIVYKDDDGAICRCWNWREARRTMLTENTKNAFLCIELIDETRSDDFHMALKALSDLVLHNLGGIVKMEVLDINNKEITIFG